A window from Cygnus olor isolate bCygOlo1 chromosome 13, bCygOlo1.pri.v2, whole genome shotgun sequence encodes these proteins:
- the TMSB15B gene encoding thymosin beta-15B isoform X2, which produces MCDKPDLSEVEKFDKKKLKKTNTEEKNTLPSKETIEQEKECVKSS; this is translated from the exons ATGTGCGACAAGCCGGACCTCTCGGAGGTGGAGAAATTCGAcaagaagaagctgaagaaaaccaACACGGAGGAGAAGAACACGCTGCCCTCCAAGGAGA ctaTCGAGCAGGAAAAGGAATGTGTGAAGTCTTCCTAG
- the TMSB15B gene encoding thymosin beta-15B isoform X1 produces MGARAGRRPGYIRRRPTRRAPVSPEEQLERGKMCDKPDLSEVEKFDKKKLKKTNTEEKNTLPSKETIEQEKECVKSS; encoded by the exons ATGGGCGCGCGGGCTGGGCGGCGGCCGGGGTATATAAGGCGCCGCCCCACGCGGCGCGCTCCAGTCTCAcctgaggagcagctggagcgAG GCAAGATGTGCGACAAGCCGGACCTCTCGGAGGTGGAGAAATTCGAcaagaagaagctgaagaaaaccaACACGGAGGAGAAGAACACGCTGCCCTCCAAGGAGA ctaTCGAGCAGGAAAAGGAATGTGTGAAGTCTTCCTAG
- the PRPS1 gene encoding ribose-phosphate pyrophosphokinase 1 codes for MPNIKIFSGSSHQDLSQKIADRLGLELGKVVTKKFSNQETCVEIGESVRGEDVYIVQSGCGEINDNLMELLIMINACKIASASRVTAVIPCFPYARQDKKDKSRAPISAKLVANMLSVAGADHIITMDLHASQIQGFFDIPVDNLYAEPAVLKWIKENIAEWKNCTIVSPDAGGAKRVTSIADRLNVDFALIHKERKKANEVDRMVLVGDVKDRVAILVDDMADTCGTICHAADKLVSAGATKVYAILTHGIFSGPAISRINNACFEAVVVTNTIPQEDKMKQCPKIQVIDISMILAEAIRRTHNGESVSYLFSHVPL; via the exons atgccCAACATCAAAATCTTCAGCGGGAGCTCGCACCAGGACCTGTCGCAGAAGATCGCCGACCGCCTGGGCCTGGAGCTGGGCAAGGTGGTCACCAAGAAGTTCAGCAACCAGGAGACATG TGTGGAAATAGGCGAGAGTGTACGCGGGGAGGACGTCTACATTGTGCAGAGTGGCTGTGGTGAAATCAATGACAATCTGATGGAGCTTCTTATCATGATAAATGCCTGTAAGATTGCCTCAGCCAGCAGAGTCACAGCTGTCATACCCTGCTTCCCTTATGCTCGGCAGGACAAAAAGGACAAG AGCCGAGCTCCGATCTCTGCCAAGCTGGTTGCAAACATGCTGTCTGTGGCAGGTGCAGATCACATAATCACCATGGACCTGCACGCATCTCAGATTCAG GGTTTTTTTGATATCCCTGTTGATAACTTGTACGCTGAGCCTGCTGTGCTGAAATGGATCAAAGAGAACATCGCAGAGTGGAAGAACTGCACCATCGTTTCGCCGGATGCTGGTGGAGCCAAGAG AGTGACCTCCATTGCAGATCGGTTGAATGTAGACTTCGCCCTCATTCACAAGGAGCGCAAGAAGGCCAATGAGGTGGATCGCATGGTGCTGGTGGGTGATGTGAAGGACAGAGTGGCCATTCTGGTAGATGACATGGCAGACACGTGTGGCACCATCTGTCATGCTGCAGACAA GCTTGTGTCAGCTGGAGCCACCAAAGTTTATGCCATCTTAACTCATGGTATCTTTTCTGGGCCGGCAATATCTCGGATCAACAACGCCTGTTTTGAGGCGGTTGTAGTCACAAACACAATACCCCAGGAGGACAAGATGAAGCAGTGCCCTAAAATCCAG gTGATTGACATCTCGATGATCCTCGCGGAGGCCATCAGGAGGACTCATAATGGGGAATCTGTCTCCTACCTATTCAGCCATGTCCCTTTATAA